The following proteins come from a genomic window of Aquimarina sp. MAR_2010_214:
- a CDS encoding carboxypeptidase-like regulatory domain-containing protein, giving the protein MRFKTAFFISYFFCIFSVFGQRTLKGKTIDQFLENAIGITIFDKDTIKIGQSDLDGYFEIKLPKETDKLIFAGVGYEWATITVPKECENLEIILFLASTYDFMSPRKVDRLRKKEFEKLPELRSQAFQKGIFETEKPCLIRKFESYKPK; this is encoded by the coding sequence TTGAGATTTAAAACAGCATTTTTCATATCATACTTTTTTTGCATTTTTTCTGTATTTGGACAACGGACTTTAAAAGGAAAAACTATCGACCAATTTTTAGAAAATGCCATAGGAATCACAATATTCGACAAGGACACAATCAAAATCGGACAATCTGACCTTGATGGGTATTTCGAAATTAAATTACCCAAAGAAACGGATAAATTAATTTTTGCTGGAGTTGGCTATGAATGGGCAACGATTACAGTTCCAAAGGAATGTGAAAATCTTGAGATAATTTTGTTTTTGGCTTCAACCTACGATTTTATGTCACCTAGAAAAGTTGACAGACTTCGGAAAAAGGAATTTGAAAAATTACCCGAATTGCGCTCTCAAGCCTTCCAAAAAGGAATTTTTGAAACCGAAAAACCTTGTCTCATTCGAAAGTTTGAATCATATAAACCAAAATAA
- a CDS encoding SymE family type I addiction module toxin yields MSRFRKLKIYQKHQPREWKYITVPEIRLEGKWLRELGFEIGKEIEIKQQKNKLTITLTDKKNEK; encoded by the coding sequence ATGAGCCGATTTAGAAAGCTAAAAATATATCAAAAACACCAACCTCGAGAATGGAAATATATTACTGTTCCTGAAATTCGACTTGAGGGAAAATGGTTGAGAGAACTCGGGTTTGAAATCGGAAAAGAAATTGAAATTAAGCAACAAAAGAATAAACTGACTATTACTCTGACTGACAAAAAGAACGAAAAATAA
- a CDS encoding helix-turn-helix domain-containing protein, which yields MNTKEEKYFQKLGAKIKRLREEKEIDQKSFAFDCEIGRTQLYMIEKGRTNPRLLTLMKIADGLEISISELLQS from the coding sequence GTGAACACGAAAGAAGAAAAATATTTTCAAAAGTTAGGTGCTAAAATCAAGCGATTAAGAGAAGAAAAAGAGATTGATCAAAAATCCTTTGCTTTTGATTGTGAGATTGGTCGAACTCAATTGTATATGATTGAAAAGGGTAGAACAAATCCTCGCTTACTTACTCTAATGAAAATTGCTGATGGTCTGGAAATTTCTATTTCGGAGCTTCTCCAAAGTTAA
- a CDS encoding MvaI/BcnI restriction endonuclease family protein, which produces MRKLTDAEQEKIKLLTKNQVSLTLIEPTENGLKKSIMDATGSVRSFLKSENIHDYELQRQGTENKVMIPTVIHTGFKTIKSQASLYRPSTKKGDPRIWFYSLTKIADPNDIIAITYFDNQFQVFNLTKLDIRELINSSILNPFQELINAINTTENEVAFELLEMLRKIANAGPIPSMVDADTSVGRTLETALGIDINSSKQPDYKGIELKSFRNSRTNRKNLFAQVPDWKLSKFKSSAEILDNFGYEREEDFKLYCTVSAITRNSQGLNLRIDSDIKQLIENSDKPEVGDFVVWTLDKLHNRLKTKHKETFWVEAESTRINDREHFQYKMVEHTKKPITSQFDLLIEQGIITLDHLIKRNSKGKVVEKGPLFKIKPKGIELLFPPSESYNLMA; this is translated from the coding sequence GTGAGAAAGCTTACAGACGCAGAACAAGAAAAGATAAAATTACTGACTAAAAACCAAGTTTCTCTTACTTTAATTGAACCAACTGAAAACGGACTAAAGAAATCCATAATGGATGCAACAGGTTCGGTTAGAAGTTTTTTGAAAAGCGAAAACATTCACGATTACGAATTACAAAGACAAGGTACAGAAAATAAAGTAATGATTCCCACAGTTATTCATACTGGTTTTAAGACAATAAAATCACAAGCATCTTTATATCGTCCTTCAACTAAAAAAGGAGACCCTCGAATTTGGTTTTACAGCTTAACTAAAATTGCAGACCCAAACGACATTATTGCAATTACATATTTTGATAATCAATTTCAAGTTTTCAACTTGACAAAATTAGACATCAGAGAATTGATTAATTCTTCAATTCTAAATCCATTTCAAGAATTAATTAATGCAATTAACACGACTGAAAACGAAGTTGCATTTGAACTTTTGGAAATGCTAAGAAAAATAGCAAATGCTGGCCCAATTCCTTCAATGGTTGATGCTGACACCTCTGTAGGCAGAACACTTGAGACAGCACTCGGAATTGACATTAATTCGTCTAAACAACCCGATTATAAAGGAATTGAACTTAAATCATTCAGAAATAGTAGAACAAACCGTAAAAATCTATTTGCACAAGTTCCAGATTGGAAATTAAGTAAGTTTAAAAGTTCAGCAGAAATTCTCGACAATTTTGGTTATGAACGAGAAGAGGATTTTAAATTGTATTGCACAGTTTCTGCAATTACTAGAAACTCGCAAGGTTTGAATCTAAGAATTGATAGCGATATTAAACAACTGATTGAAAACTCTGACAAACCAGAAGTTGGAGATTTTGTAGTTTGGACATTGGACAAACTTCATAATCGACTAAAAACAAAACATAAAGAAACGTTTTGGGTAGAAGCCGAAAGTACTAGAATAAATGACAGAGAGCATTTTCAATATAAAATGGTAGAGCACACAAAAAAGCCAATTACTTCTCAATTTGACCTACTAATTGAACAAGGAATAATTACGCTTGACCATTTAATTAAGCGAAACTCAAAAGGAAAAGTGGTCGAAAAAGGCCCGTTGTTTAAAATCAAACCGAAAGGAATTGAGTTGTTGTTTCCGCCAAGTGAAAGTTACAATTTAATGGCATAG
- a CDS encoding IS110 family transposase — protein sequence MKTKDTTDSKLFIGIDVHKRSWKIHTATDLFDGSDLTIPPNAYALQKYVDKHFTGYQVYCCYESGCCGFSHHRLFESFGWCSMVVNPADVHRPAKAQFQKSDKIDARLLCRELKDGRLRGIHVPDIEREYLRCLFRRRNDLVKELRKIKTQIKMQLLYLGVEIPKELDQPHWSHKFRNWLKNLSFDYTTMDYCLQTRLASFDFVDKQQRDVSVKLRAYCRKHYKKDYYLLRSVPGVGPIVACGIICELGDLRRFKNFKQLASYVGLIPSVHQSGDSLTTSGLTPRANRIMRSYLVEATWVALRFDPVMQAYYRSHKGKDVKRILVKVARKLLSRIHAIIRTETPYQIGVVS from the coding sequence ATGAAAACAAAGGATACTACAGACTCAAAGTTATTTATTGGTATTGACGTACACAAGAGAAGTTGGAAAATTCATACAGCTACCGACCTTTTTGATGGCTCAGATTTGACGATTCCTCCCAATGCTTATGCATTACAGAAATATGTAGACAAACATTTTACAGGATATCAGGTATATTGTTGTTATGAATCTGGTTGTTGTGGTTTTAGTCATCATCGCTTATTTGAATCTTTTGGTTGGTGTTCTATGGTGGTTAACCCGGCTGATGTTCACCGGCCAGCCAAGGCACAATTTCAGAAGAGCGATAAGATCGATGCTCGATTATTATGTAGGGAGTTAAAAGATGGTCGTTTACGAGGGATTCATGTTCCAGATATTGAGCGGGAGTACTTACGATGTCTATTTCGTAGGCGTAATGATCTAGTTAAAGAACTGCGTAAGATCAAAACCCAAATCAAGATGCAACTATTGTATTTAGGAGTTGAGATTCCCAAAGAGTTAGATCAACCCCATTGGTCTCATAAATTTAGAAATTGGCTAAAGAATTTATCCTTTGATTATACCACGATGGATTATTGTTTGCAGACCCGATTAGCATCTTTTGATTTTGTAGACAAGCAACAACGAGACGTGAGTGTTAAACTACGCGCTTATTGTCGTAAACATTACAAGAAGGATTATTATTTACTAAGGAGTGTTCCAGGAGTAGGTCCTATTGTAGCATGTGGGATCATTTGTGAGTTAGGCGATTTACGAAGGTTTAAGAATTTTAAGCAGTTGGCTAGTTATGTTGGTTTGATTCCATCTGTTCACCAGAGTGGTGATAGTTTGACTACTTCTGGCCTTACTCCCAGAGCAAACAGAATTATGAGAAGTTACCTGGTAGAGGCTACTTGGGTTGCTTTACGGTTTGATCCTGTGATGCAAGCATATTACCGATCTCATAAGGGAAAAGATGTGAAAAGGATTTTAGTAAAGGTGGCCAGAAAATTACTGAGCCGTATTCATGCTATTATCAGAACAGAAACCCCCTATCAGATAGGAGTGGTAAGTTGA
- a CDS encoding YciI family protein, whose product MKKYLLLLHEDIEQMQKLSPKEMEELGKSHMAWAEKLGESGHLISGEGLEENSVQISGKDSIVKDGTFLESKEMIGGYYLLQAKDLKTVIELAKSCPCHLFGGTTEIRPIMEMEYEE is encoded by the coding sequence ATGAAAAAATACTTATTATTACTTCACGAAGACATTGAGCAAATGCAAAAACTTTCCCCAAAAGAAATGGAGGAATTAGGAAAATCCCATATGGCTTGGGCTGAAAAATTAGGCGAATCGGGACATCTAATTTCTGGCGAGGGACTTGAAGAAAACAGCGTTCAGATTTCTGGAAAAGACAGTATCGTAAAAGACGGAACTTTCTTGGAATCCAAAGAAATGATTGGAGGTTATTATTTACTACAAGCCAAAGACCTAAAAACTGTTATTGAATTAGCAAAAAGCTGTCCTTGCCATTTATTTGGTGGAACTACCGAAATAAGACCGATTATGGAAATGGAATATGAAGAATGA
- a CDS encoding ABC transporter ATP-binding protein — protein MENILTLNNLTKKFGPLTAVKDLSFTIKKGNVYGILGPNGSGKSTTLGIVLNVVNSTSGEFTWFDGNTSTHDALKKVGAIIERPNFYPYMTAAQNLKLVCQIKGVDSSKIDDKLEVVGLLDRKDSKFRTFSLGMKQRLAIASALLNDPEILILDEPTNGLDPQGIHQIREIIKKIASRGTTILLASHLLDEVEKVCSHVVIIRKGVKLYSGRVDEMNASYGFFELKSEQKSALTEWLSKHNDFKNFKEEDGKIIAFLAHELDPESLNRQLFKEGIVLTHLVKRKESLEEQFLQLTNNLN, from the coding sequence TTGGAAAATATTCTCACCTTAAACAATCTCACCAAAAAGTTTGGCCCACTAACAGCCGTCAAAGACCTCTCTTTTACTATAAAGAAGGGAAATGTATATGGTATCCTTGGCCCAAACGGGAGTGGTAAATCCACTACTTTGGGCATCGTGCTTAATGTTGTTAATAGTACTTCTGGTGAATTTACCTGGTTTGATGGCAATACATCAACGCATGATGCGCTAAAAAAAGTCGGAGCAATTATAGAACGTCCAAACTTTTACCCATATATGACTGCAGCCCAAAATCTTAAATTGGTATGCCAAATTAAAGGAGTTGACAGTAGTAAAATTGATGACAAACTCGAAGTTGTAGGATTATTAGATCGAAAAGACAGTAAGTTTAGAACGTTCTCTCTGGGAATGAAACAGCGATTAGCTATTGCTTCTGCCTTGCTTAATGATCCTGAAATATTAATCCTTGATGAACCTACTAATGGGTTAGACCCACAAGGGATACATCAAATCCGTGAAATCATCAAAAAAATTGCCTCTCGAGGAACTACTATTCTTTTGGCATCTCACCTACTTGATGAAGTAGAAAAAGTTTGTAGCCATGTGGTGATTATAAGAAAAGGCGTAAAACTGTATTCTGGTCGTGTAGATGAAATGAATGCTAGTTATGGGTTTTTCGAACTTAAAAGTGAGCAAAAATCCGCATTAACAGAGTGGTTATCTAAGCATAATGATTTTAAAAATTTCAAAGAAGAAGATGGTAAGATAATTGCGTTTTTAGCACATGAGTTAGATCCAGAAAGTCTTAACAGGCAACTATTTAAAGAAGGAATAGTTCTCACACACCTTGTGAAACGAAAAGAAAGTCTCGAAGAACAATTCTTACAATTAACCAACAATTTAAACTAA
- a CDS encoding D-Ala-D-Ala carboxypeptidase family metallohydrolase — protein MVEKDRTHIWLGLGAASIVIIGAITLSRLKSKPKVDLTKFDSPDIQGSGRCMDKEFIRMLQKLAKVTKLPIFDMINSGARSSFWNSKVGGVSNSSHKIPKCQAADIKAPTKAIRNKIVVAAKLVGFKRIGVGRTFVHLDNDSSKKQYVAWGYPSGTKPPINPFV, from the coding sequence GTGGTGGAAAAGGATAGAACACATATATGGTTAGGTTTAGGTGCTGCTTCTATAGTAATTATAGGAGCTATTACTTTGTCCAGACTAAAATCAAAACCTAAAGTTGATCTCACCAAATTTGACAGCCCCGATATTCAAGGATCTGGCAGATGTATGGATAAGGAATTCATTAGAATGCTTCAAAAGTTAGCAAAAGTCACCAAACTACCCATTTTCGATATGATTAACTCAGGTGCGAGATCATCATTTTGGAATTCTAAAGTAGGTGGGGTTTCTAATTCATCCCATAAAATACCGAAATGCCAAGCTGCGGATATTAAAGCACCTACTAAGGCTATTCGAAATAAGATAGTAGTGGCTGCAAAATTAGTTGGGTTCAAACGTATTGGAGTGGGTAGAACCTTTGTTCATCTGGATAATGATAGTTCAAAAAAGCAATATGTGGCTTGGGGGTATCCTTCAGGTACAAAACCGCCAATAAACCCTTTTGTATAA
- a CDS encoding DUF6596 domain-containing protein: protein MKNETSSVVESSYRTFYGKLFSALFSQFGAKYVSEIEDAIQNSFYKSLKSWKPNQVPDNKENWLFIVARNDVLNQIKKGSRLHSETHFKAIEETENPNEDLRLKTILFLSKSKNLSSKVKVVFILKNIFGLHIKEISECTLLSQDAIYKSINRAKKDFQQATKDVSFDLTFEQVTKNEIVIIEEILYAVFNIGFDSFSEKNKSIINEDLCLEALALAKILSDKFEQITTKNLLALFCFHLARIPSKVKDNKIISFFEQDKTNWNNDFIKLGFHYLERPDKLNKYYVEALIANRHMTDTKNDIQHWNDIIILYQLLLSLSNSPIMKLNLCYCLSKAQRIEEAKELLEDVENELPNEHIYLSLVKANIFTNKKTLESEKIIEKVLKNINQKIRREYILENMSTDF from the coding sequence ATGAAGAATGAAACATCTTCGGTTGTTGAATCGAGTTACAGGACTTTTTATGGTAAATTATTTTCAGCCCTTTTCAGCCAATTCGGTGCAAAGTATGTAAGCGAAATCGAAGATGCTATTCAAAATTCATTTTACAAGTCTTTAAAAAGCTGGAAACCAAATCAAGTACCTGACAACAAAGAAAACTGGCTTTTTATTGTTGCACGAAATGATGTTTTGAACCAAATAAAAAAAGGAAGTCGATTACATTCCGAAACTCATTTTAAAGCTATCGAAGAAACGGAAAATCCAAACGAGGATTTAAGACTGAAAACCATTTTGTTTTTATCAAAGTCAAAAAACCTTTCTTCCAAAGTAAAAGTGGTTTTTATTCTAAAAAACATTTTTGGTCTGCACATTAAAGAAATAAGCGAATGCACTTTATTGTCCCAAGATGCCATTTATAAAAGTATAAACAGAGCAAAAAAAGACTTTCAACAAGCCACAAAAGACGTAAGTTTCGATTTGACTTTCGAGCAAGTAACTAAAAATGAAATTGTAATTATAGAAGAAATTTTATATGCAGTTTTCAATATTGGTTTTGACTCATTCAGCGAGAAAAACAAATCAATTATCAATGAAGATTTGTGCTTAGAGGCATTGGCACTTGCGAAAATCTTATCAGATAAATTCGAGCAAATAACAACAAAAAACCTTCTTGCACTATTTTGTTTTCATTTGGCAAGAATTCCATCTAAAGTAAAGGACAACAAAATCATTTCATTCTTTGAACAAGACAAAACGAATTGGAACAATGACTTTATCAAATTAGGTTTTCATTATTTAGAAAGACCTGATAAATTGAACAAATATTATGTCGAAGCCCTGATTGCAAATAGGCATATGACTGACACAAAGAACGATATTCAGCATTGGAACGATATAATTATACTCTACCAATTATTGCTTTCACTTTCAAATTCGCCAATTATGAAATTAAACCTTTGTTATTGTTTGAGCAAAGCACAAAGAATTGAGGAGGCAAAAGAATTATTGGAGGATGTAGAAAATGAATTACCGAACGAACACATCTATCTTTCATTAGTGAAAGCCAATATTTTCACCAATAAGAAAACTTTGGAATCTGAAAAAATCATAGAAAAAGTTCTAAAAAACATTAACCAAAAAATCAGACGAGAATACATATTGGAAAATATGTCAACGGACTTCTGA
- a CDS encoding biotin/lipoyl-containing protein, translating to MIKALIRRLFFMPDKKRNEIIKDLNSSPNFRTKEETLKYGTDSDLNSDITLEKGKVESIFVPDLGNQKGLVLTKWYFKSGDIVKKGDIVCDIENENITMEFESFFSGKILLTSRLKDQLIKGTEIFKIEGI from the coding sequence ATGATAAAAGCATTAATACGTCGACTATTTTTCATGCCTGACAAAAAAAGAAATGAAATTATAAAAGACTTGAATAGCAGTCCGAACTTCAGAACAAAAGAAGAAACTCTAAAGTACGGAACTGACTCTGACCTAAATTCTGACATTACGTTGGAAAAAGGAAAAGTTGAATCAATTTTTGTTCCTGATTTAGGAAATCAAAAAGGTTTGGTTCTGACAAAGTGGTATTTTAAATCTGGAGATATTGTCAAAAAAGGAGATATTGTTTGCGATATAGAAAATGAAAATATAACAATGGAATTCGAAAGCTTTTTCAGTGGAAAAATATTACTGACTAGTAGACTGAAAGATCAATTAATAAAAGGAACGGAAATATTTAAAATAGAAGGAATATAA